From a single Coregonus clupeaformis isolate EN_2021a unplaced genomic scaffold, ASM2061545v1 scaf3697, whole genome shotgun sequence genomic region:
- the LOC123490348 gene encoding ovostatin-like: MNIVIIFHITLYSTRVFSREGTSTVTVRSPSGGQHLFNVNQNNKLLYQERALQDTEGKYNVEVKGSACASVQMALHYNIPTPTDSTTLSIKVKTEVDCNSNSLRPRVTLKLQSQYHGKELTTNMIIVDLKMLSGFAPDPESLGRLRSSLQVNRVDTKDDHVLMYLTEVRPKPNHKFYQLLWQHMSIGLSKLLKISKFG; the protein is encoded by the exons atGAA tatagtgattattttccacatCACTCTCTACTCCACCAGGGTGTTCAGTAGAGAGGGCACCAGCACAGTGACAGTACGGTCTCCCAGTGGGGGACAGCACCTCTTCAATGTGAACCAAAACAACAAGCTTCTCTACCAGGAGAGGGCGCTGCAGGACACAGAAGGAAAGTACAACGTGGAAGTGAAGGGCAGTGCTTGTGCCTCAGTGCAG ATGGCGCTCCACTACAACATCCCTACTCCTACTGACAGCACAACGCTCAGCATCAAGGTGAAGACAGAGGTCGACTGCAACAGCAACTCTTTGAGACCCAGAGTCACACTGAAACTCCAGTCTCA ATATCATGGAAAGGAGCTGACCACCAATATGATTATAGTGGATTTGAAAATGTTGTCTGGGTTTGCCCCAGACCCAGAGTCTTTGGGGAGG CTGAGGAGTTCACTTCAAGTGAATCGTGTTGATACTAAAGATGACCATGTGTTAATGTACTTGACAGAGGTGAGACCAAAACCAAATCATAAATTCTATCAACTCTTATGGCAACATATGTCCATTGGTTTGTCCAAATTGCTCAAGATCAGTAAATTTGGTTAG